The sequence TAGCCAGGCACCCGCATGAAGAGGATCTGATACAGCGCGATGCGGAGGTTGTTGGTCGTCTCGTCGCTGAGTGTTTTGGTATTTTTAATGAACGTCCCGATGATCGCATCAAGTGCATAGAGGTTTCTCATCACGCCATAGACGATCTCCATCAAAAAGGCCCTGTCCCTGCGGTCAAGGGACTGAGAGAACTGCTCAAGGGTTTCTTTCGGTCTGCCCCTATGCTTGAGGATATCGATAAGGCCCGAGACAGCATAGCTGCGGGTTTTTGTCATGATGTAGTAATTGTTCTTCCTGAATAGGTGATTTGCAAAGAAATATTGTCTACATAATGCCACGCCCACGCTGAAAATTCAATGAAATAGAAGTGCTGGTATCGACCCTCATGAAAGAAATGTTTTATAATTAACCATGGCCATTCGTGAAATTAAAAAATACCCCGAGCCGGTGCTGAAGAAAAAGGCTGCACCTGTTACTGCCTTTGATGAAAACCTGCAGATACTGATAGACGACATGGTCGAGACCATGTACGCGGCTCCCGGGGTCGGTCTTGCCGCTCCCCAGGTCGGCGTCTCAAAGAGGCTTGCGGTAATAGACGTCAGTTCCCGGGAGGAGCAGTATCCACTTATCGTTCTTATAAACCCTTCTATTTTAAAGAGCGAGGGAGAAATAGAGTTCGAGGAGGGCTGCCTCAGCATCCCCGAATATACCGCCAAGGTTACGCGTGCCGAGCAGCTTATTGTGGGCTGCATTAACCGGGAGGGAAAAGAAGTAGAGATCGAGGCCGGCGGACTCCTTGCCATTGCCATTCAGCATGAGATAGACCATCTTGACGGGCTTCTTTTTATCGACAGGATCAGTCCGATCAAACGCGAATTTTTCAAGAAGCGCTACAAGAAAATTGCCAGAGCCGAGAAGTAATCGGAGATGAGGATCATCTTTTTCGGCACCCCTGACTTTGCCGTACCATCGCTGAATAAACTCATTTCATCAGGAGAGGATGTCGTCTCTGTCGTTACCCAGCCTGACAGGGTAAAGGGCAGGGGACATACACTTTCCCAGCCACCGGTAAAAGAATACGCTGTATCTCAATGCATCCCGGTGCTTCAGCCTGCAGGCATACGTTCTGAAGATTTCTTCGAGACCATTGCCGCGATGAAGCCTGATATGATTGTTGTGGTCGCATACGGCAGGATTATCCCGCCTGCCATGCTTGCATTGCCTCCTTATGGCTGTATTAATGTGCATGCCTCGCTTCTTC is a genomic window of Nitrospirota bacterium containing:
- the def gene encoding peptide deformylase, giving the protein MAIREIKKYPEPVLKKKAAPVTAFDENLQILIDDMVETMYAAPGVGLAAPQVGVSKRLAVIDVSSREEQYPLIVLINPSILKSEGEIEFEEGCLSIPEYTAKVTRAEQLIVGCINREGKEVEIEAGGLLAIAIQHEIDHLDGLLFIDRISPIKREFFKKRYKKIARAEK